One window of the Dromaius novaehollandiae isolate bDroNov1 chromosome 25, bDroNov1.hap1, whole genome shotgun sequence genome contains the following:
- the ADAMTSL5 gene encoding ADAMTS-like protein 5 isoform X1 — MAGPAARGAPPRAGRRTPWRALLLACLSLGTGTGTAQVRAAGAAAAPPPAAPGPPVTVAFPKQGPALGTPARGSWGPWGPWSACSSTCGDGVALRTRRCPRVPGEERCEGEPRQYRVCQLHGCPSGSVPFRAMQCSLYDGKPVPGLGASARHRWVPFHGAPNACDLNCLAVGHNFYYTFGRVLDGTRCRPGAPDLCVGGRCLRAGCDGILGSGTRPDACGQCDGGPDACLFVHRVFQGARPPSGYFGYTNVTKIPAGATNIKVTDKSRNYLGRTCRARGGPGAASGAREAEGPGGARGLGRGRAAARPGTPDPPGPPPPRPAAGAPRIGAWLGSEAKSCKEADFSQAPAATFPASAALPAAGGGLQRGPRRPGGPPPAAGSPTRALPAALMAGDGRYVLNGDWSIAWPGPFEAAGTRVLYARAADGTESLEAPGPTAEDLYVMALLQEPNPGIEYEFWVPRQRGAASPLRQPQPRGAGSPQPTPAPPPPPLPPRGASTETPRRNPPGRSGTVAGRCGRCRTPKGRSQRIRHFCQSDFVFQARILATQAVGQETRYEVQVKTPYRHRFPLVSREYVWVSNACGCPRLLPGREYLLMARRHVNREHTLNRILLRDDSYVRPWSPREDRLVRDAARRCARPP, encoded by the exons atggcggggccggcggcccgcggggcccccccccgcgccgg GCGCCGGACGCCGTGGCGAgcgctgctgctggcctgcctgagcctgggcaccggcaccggcaccgcgcaggtgagggcggcgggcgctgcggccgctccccccccggccgcccccggccccccggtgACCGTCGCCTTCCCCAAGCAGGGCCCAGCCCTGGGGACGCCGGCGCGGGGctcctgggggccctgggggccctgGAGCGCCTGCTCCAGCACCTGCGGGGACGGCGTGGCCCTCCGcacccggcgctgcccgcg GGTCCCCGGCGAGGAGCGGTGCGAGGGGGAGCCGCGGCAGTACCGCGTGTGCCAGCTGCAC GGCTGCCCCAGCGGCTCGGTGCCCTTCCGCGCCATGCAGTGCTCCCTCTACGACGGCAAGCCCGTGCCGGGGCTGGGCGCCTCGGCCCGGCACCGCTGGGTGCCCTTCCACGGAG CGCCCAACGCCTGCGACCTCAACTGCCTGGCCGTGGGGCACAACTTCTACTACACCTTCGGGCGGGTGCTGGACGGcacccgctgccgccccggcgccccggacCTCTGCGTCGGCGGGCGCTGCCTG CGCGCCGGCTGCGACGGCATCCTGGGCTCGGGCACGCGGCCCGACGCCTGCGGCCAGTGCGACGGCGGCCCCGACGCGTGCCTCTTCGTGCACCGGGTCTTCCAGGGCGCGCGCCCCCCCTCCG GTTATTTCGGGTACACGAACGTGACCAAGATCCCGGCTGGGGCCACCAACATCAAGGTGACCGACAAGAGCCGCAACTACCTAGGTAGGACGTGCCgagcccgggggggtcccggcgctgCGTCTGGCGCCCGCGAGGCCGAGGGACCCGGCGGAGCTCGGGGTTTGGGgaggggccgggctgcggcgaggccgggcaccccggacccccccggaccccccccgccccgtcctgccGCGGGAGCTCCGCGCATCGGCGCTTGGCTCGGGAGCGAAGCCAAGTCTTGCAAGGAAGCAGATTTCTCCCAAGCCCCGGCCGCCACTTTCCCAGccagcgctgccctccctgcCGCGGGCGGAGGCCTCCagcggggacccaggcgtccgggcggtcccccccccgccgccgggtcCCCGACGCGCGCCCTCCCCGCAGCCCTGATGGCCGGCGACGGGCGCTACGTGCTCAACGGGGACTGGTCCATCGCCTGGCCCGGGCCCTTCGAGGCGGCCGGCACCCGGGTGCTCTACGCCCGCGCCGCCGACGGCACCGAGAGCCTGGAGGCGCCGGGGCCCACGGCCGAGGACCTCTACGTGATG gcgcTGCTGCAGGAGCCCAACCCCGGCATCGAGTACGAGTTCTGGGTGCCCCGGCAGCGCGGTGCCGCCAGCCCCctgcgccagccccagccccggggggccggcagcccccagcccaccccggcccccccgccgccaccgctaCCCCCCCGGGGCGCCAGCACGGAGACGCCGCGGAGAAACCCCCCCGGCCGGAGCGGGACCGTCGCAG GGCGATGCGGGAGGTGCCGGACGCCCAAGGGACGGTCCCAGCGCATCCGCCACTTCTGCCAGAGCGACTTTG TCTTCCAGGCCCGGATCCTGGCCACGCAGGCGGTGGGGCAGGAGACGCGCTACGAGGTGCAGGTGAAAACGCCGTACCGGCACCGCTTCCCGCTGGTGTCCCGCGAGTACGTCTGGGTGTCCAACGCCTGCGGCTGCCCCCGGCTGCTGCCGGGCCGCGAGTACCTGCTCATGGCGCGGCGGCACGTCAACCGCGAGCACACGCTCAACCGCATCCTGCTGCGGGACGACAGCTACGTGCGGCCCTGGTCGCCCCGCGAGGACCGGCTGGTGCGGGACGCGGCCCGCCGCTGCGCCCGGCCGCCCTGA
- the ADAMTSL5 gene encoding ADAMTS-like protein 5 isoform X3 — translation MAGPAARGAPPRAGRRTPWRALLLACLSLGTGTGTAQVRAAGAAAAPPPAAPGPPVTVAFPKQGPALGTPARGSWGPWGPWSACSSTCGDGVALRTRRCPRAARHNPTLDTREATPPRPRSAGATCPRPGRSPGKRGQAQGPAALTLSPQGPRRGAVRGGAAAVPRVPAARLPQRLGALPRHAVLPLRRQARAGAGRLGPAPLGALPRSAQRLRPQLPGRGAQLLLHLRAGAGRHPLPPRRPGPLRRRALPARRLRRHPGLGHAARRLRPVRRRPRRVPLRAPGLPGRAPPLRLFRVHERDQDPGWGHQHQGDRQEPQLPSPDGRRRALRAQRGLVHRLARALRGGRHPGALRPRRRRHREPGGAGAHGRGPLRDGAAAGAQPRHRVRVLGAPAARCRQPPAPAPAPGGRQPPAHPGPPAATATPPGRQHGDAAEKPPRPERDRRRAMREVPDAQGTVPAHPPLLPERLCLPGPDPGHAGGGAGDALRGAGENAVPAPLPAGVPRVRLGVQRLRLPPAAAGPRVPAHGAAARQPRAHAQPHPAAGRQLRAALVAPRGPAGAGRGPPLRPAALSPPP, via the exons atggcggggccggcggcccgcggggcccccccccgcgccgg GCGCCGGACGCCGTGGCGAgcgctgctgctggcctgcctgagcctgggcaccggcaccggcaccgcgcaggtgagggcggcgggcgctgcggccgctccccccccggccgcccccggccccccggtgACCGTCGCCTTCCCCAAGCAGGGCCCAGCCCTGGGGACGCCGGCGCGGGGctcctgggggccctgggggccctgGAGCGCCTGCTCCAGCACCTGCGGGGACGGCGTGGCCCTCCGcacccggcgctgcccgcg GGCGGCACGGCACAACCCTACACTAGACACCAGAGAAGCCacaccgccgcggccccgctctgcTGGTGCCacctgcccccggcccggccgctctCCCGGGAAGCGGGGGCAGGCGCAGGGCCCGGCCGCGCTGACGCTGTCGCCGCAGGGTCCCCGGCGAGGAGCGGTGCGAGGGGGAGCCGCGGCAGTACCGCGTGTGCCAGCTGCAC GGCTGCCCCAGCGGCTCGGTGCCCTTCCGCGCCATGCAGTGCTCCCTCTACGACGGCAAGCCCGTGCCGGGGCTGGGCGCCTCGGCCCGGCACCGCTGGGTGCCCTTCCACGGAG CGCCCAACGCCTGCGACCTCAACTGCCTGGCCGTGGGGCACAACTTCTACTACACCTTCGGGCGGGTGCTGGACGGcacccgctgccgccccggcgccccggacCTCTGCGTCGGCGGGCGCTGCCTG CGCGCCGGCTGCGACGGCATCCTGGGCTCGGGCACGCGGCCCGACGCCTGCGGCCAGTGCGACGGCGGCCCCGACGCGTGCCTCTTCGTGCACCGGGTCTTCCAGGGCGCGCGCCCCCCCTCCG GTTATTTCGGGTACACGAACGTGACCAAGATCCCGGCTGGGGCCACCAACATCAAGGTGACCGACAAGAGCCGCAACTACCTAG CCCTGATGGCCGGCGACGGGCGCTACGTGCTCAACGGGGACTGGTCCATCGCCTGGCCCGGGCCCTTCGAGGCGGCCGGCACCCGGGTGCTCTACGCCCGCGCCGCCGACGGCACCGAGAGCCTGGAGGCGCCGGGGCCCACGGCCGAGGACCTCTACGTGATG gcgcTGCTGCAGGAGCCCAACCCCGGCATCGAGTACGAGTTCTGGGTGCCCCGGCAGCGCGGTGCCGCCAGCCCCctgcgccagccccagccccggggggccggcagcccccagcccaccccggcccccccgccgccaccgctaCCCCCCCGGGGCGCCAGCACGGAGACGCCGCGGAGAAACCCCCCCGGCCGGAGCGGGACCGTCGCAG GGCGATGCGGGAGGTGCCGGACGCCCAAGGGACGGTCCCAGCGCATCCGCCACTTCTGCCAGAGCGACTTTG TCTTCCAGGCCCGGATCCTGGCCACGCAGGCGGTGGGGCAGGAGACGCGCTACGAGGTGCAGGTGAAAACGCCGTACCGGCACCGCTTCCCGCTGGTGTCCCGCGAGTACGTCTGGGTGTCCAACGCCTGCGGCTGCCCCCGGCTGCTGCCGGGCCGCGAGTACCTGCTCATGGCGCGGCGGCACGTCAACCGCGAGCACACGCTCAACCGCATCCTGCTGCGGGACGACAGCTACGTGCGGCCCTGGTCGCCCCGCGAGGACCGGCTGGTGCGGGACGCGGCCCGCCGCTGCGCCCGGCCGCCCTGAGCCCCCCGCCCtga
- the ADAMTSL5 gene encoding ADAMTS-like protein 5 isoform X4 produces MAGPAARGAPPRAGRRTPWRALLLACLSLGTGTGTAQVRAAGAAAAPPPAAPGPPVTVAFPKQGPALGTPARGSWGPWGPWSACSSTCGDGVALRTRRCPRAARHNPTLDTREATPPRPRSAGATCPRPGRSPGKRGQAQGPAALTLSPQGPRRGAVRGGAAAVPRVPAARLPQRLGALPRHAVLPLRRQARAGAGRLGPAPLGALPRSAQRLRPQLPGRGAQLLLHLRAGAGRHPLPPRRPGPLRRRALPARRLRRHPGLGHAARRLRPVRRRPRRVPLRAPGLPGRAPPLRLFRVHERDQDPGWGHQHQGDRQEPQLPSPDGRRRALRAQRGLVHRLARALRGGRHPGALRPRRRRHREPGGAGAHGRGPLRDGAAAGAQPRHRVRVLGAPAARCRQPPAPAPAPGGRQPPAHPGPPAATATPPGRQHGDAAEKPPRPERDRRSFAAAGRCGRCRTPKGRSQRIRHFCQSDFVFQARILATQAVGQETRYEVQVKTPYRHRFPLVSREYVWVSNACGCPRLLPGREYLLMARRHVNREHTLNRILLRDDSYVRPWSPREDRLVRDAARRCARPP; encoded by the exons atggcggggccggcggcccgcggggcccccccccgcgccgg GCGCCGGACGCCGTGGCGAgcgctgctgctggcctgcctgagcctgggcaccggcaccggcaccgcgcaggtgagggcggcgggcgctgcggccgctccccccccggccgcccccggccccccggtgACCGTCGCCTTCCCCAAGCAGGGCCCAGCCCTGGGGACGCCGGCGCGGGGctcctgggggccctgggggccctgGAGCGCCTGCTCCAGCACCTGCGGGGACGGCGTGGCCCTCCGcacccggcgctgcccgcg GGCGGCACGGCACAACCCTACACTAGACACCAGAGAAGCCacaccgccgcggccccgctctgcTGGTGCCacctgcccccggcccggccgctctCCCGGGAAGCGGGGGCAGGCGCAGGGCCCGGCCGCGCTGACGCTGTCGCCGCAGGGTCCCCGGCGAGGAGCGGTGCGAGGGGGAGCCGCGGCAGTACCGCGTGTGCCAGCTGCAC GGCTGCCCCAGCGGCTCGGTGCCCTTCCGCGCCATGCAGTGCTCCCTCTACGACGGCAAGCCCGTGCCGGGGCTGGGCGCCTCGGCCCGGCACCGCTGGGTGCCCTTCCACGGAG CGCCCAACGCCTGCGACCTCAACTGCCTGGCCGTGGGGCACAACTTCTACTACACCTTCGGGCGGGTGCTGGACGGcacccgctgccgccccggcgccccggacCTCTGCGTCGGCGGGCGCTGCCTG CGCGCCGGCTGCGACGGCATCCTGGGCTCGGGCACGCGGCCCGACGCCTGCGGCCAGTGCGACGGCGGCCCCGACGCGTGCCTCTTCGTGCACCGGGTCTTCCAGGGCGCGCGCCCCCCCTCCG GTTATTTCGGGTACACGAACGTGACCAAGATCCCGGCTGGGGCCACCAACATCAAGGTGACCGACAAGAGCCGCAACTACCTAG CCCTGATGGCCGGCGACGGGCGCTACGTGCTCAACGGGGACTGGTCCATCGCCTGGCCCGGGCCCTTCGAGGCGGCCGGCACCCGGGTGCTCTACGCCCGCGCCGCCGACGGCACCGAGAGCCTGGAGGCGCCGGGGCCCACGGCCGAGGACCTCTACGTGATG gcgcTGCTGCAGGAGCCCAACCCCGGCATCGAGTACGAGTTCTGGGTGCCCCGGCAGCGCGGTGCCGCCAGCCCCctgcgccagccccagccccggggggccggcagcccccagcccaccccggcccccccgccgccaccgctaCCCCCCCGGGGCGCCAGCACGGAGACGCCGCGGAGAAACCCCCCCGGCCGGAGCGGGACCGTCGCAG CTTTGCCGCCGCAGGGCGATGCGGGAGGTGCCGGACGCCCAAGGGACGGTCCCAGCGCATCCGCCACTTCTGCCAGAGCGACTTTG TCTTCCAGGCCCGGATCCTGGCCACGCAGGCGGTGGGGCAGGAGACGCGCTACGAGGTGCAGGTGAAAACGCCGTACCGGCACCGCTTCCCGCTGGTGTCCCGCGAGTACGTCTGGGTGTCCAACGCCTGCGGCTGCCCCCGGCTGCTGCCGGGCCGCGAGTACCTGCTCATGGCGCGGCGGCACGTCAACCGCGAGCACACGCTCAACCGCATCCTGCTGCGGGACGACAGCTACGTGCGGCCCTGGTCGCCCCGCGAGGACCGGCTGGTGCGGGACGCGGCCCGCCGCTGCGCCCGGCCGCCCTGA
- the ADAMTSL5 gene encoding ADAMTS-like protein 5 isoform X6 — translation MAGPAARGAPPRAGRRTPWRALLLACLSLGTGTGTAQVRAAGAAAAPPPAAPGPPVTVAFPKQGPALGTPARGSWGPWGPWSACSSTCGDGVALRTRRCPRVPGEERCEGEPRQYRVCQLHGCPSGSVPFRAMQCSLYDGKPVPGLGASARHRWVPFHGAPNACDLNCLAVGHNFYYTFGRVLDGTRCRPGAPDLCVGGRCLRAGCDGILGSGTRPDACGQCDGGPDACLFVHRVFQGARPPSGYFGYTNVTKIPAGATNIKVTDKSRNYLALMAGDGRYVLNGDWSIAWPGPFEAAGTRVLYARAADGTESLEAPGPTAEDLYVMALLQEPNPGIEYEFWVPRQRGAASPLRQPQPRGAGSPQPTPAPPPPPLPPRGASTETPRRNPPGRSGTVAGRCGRCRTPKGRSQRIRHFCQSDFVFQARILATQAVGQETRYEVQVKTPYRHRFPLVSREYVWVSNACGCPRLLPGREYLLMARRHVNREHTLNRILLRDDSYVRPWSPREDRLVRDAARRCARPP, via the exons atggcggggccggcggcccgcggggcccccccccgcgccgg GCGCCGGACGCCGTGGCGAgcgctgctgctggcctgcctgagcctgggcaccggcaccggcaccgcgcaggtgagggcggcgggcgctgcggccgctccccccccggccgcccccggccccccggtgACCGTCGCCTTCCCCAAGCAGGGCCCAGCCCTGGGGACGCCGGCGCGGGGctcctgggggccctgggggccctgGAGCGCCTGCTCCAGCACCTGCGGGGACGGCGTGGCCCTCCGcacccggcgctgcccgcg GGTCCCCGGCGAGGAGCGGTGCGAGGGGGAGCCGCGGCAGTACCGCGTGTGCCAGCTGCAC GGCTGCCCCAGCGGCTCGGTGCCCTTCCGCGCCATGCAGTGCTCCCTCTACGACGGCAAGCCCGTGCCGGGGCTGGGCGCCTCGGCCCGGCACCGCTGGGTGCCCTTCCACGGAG CGCCCAACGCCTGCGACCTCAACTGCCTGGCCGTGGGGCACAACTTCTACTACACCTTCGGGCGGGTGCTGGACGGcacccgctgccgccccggcgccccggacCTCTGCGTCGGCGGGCGCTGCCTG CGCGCCGGCTGCGACGGCATCCTGGGCTCGGGCACGCGGCCCGACGCCTGCGGCCAGTGCGACGGCGGCCCCGACGCGTGCCTCTTCGTGCACCGGGTCTTCCAGGGCGCGCGCCCCCCCTCCG GTTATTTCGGGTACACGAACGTGACCAAGATCCCGGCTGGGGCCACCAACATCAAGGTGACCGACAAGAGCCGCAACTACCTAG CCCTGATGGCCGGCGACGGGCGCTACGTGCTCAACGGGGACTGGTCCATCGCCTGGCCCGGGCCCTTCGAGGCGGCCGGCACCCGGGTGCTCTACGCCCGCGCCGCCGACGGCACCGAGAGCCTGGAGGCGCCGGGGCCCACGGCCGAGGACCTCTACGTGATG gcgcTGCTGCAGGAGCCCAACCCCGGCATCGAGTACGAGTTCTGGGTGCCCCGGCAGCGCGGTGCCGCCAGCCCCctgcgccagccccagccccggggggccggcagcccccagcccaccccggcccccccgccgccaccgctaCCCCCCCGGGGCGCCAGCACGGAGACGCCGCGGAGAAACCCCCCCGGCCGGAGCGGGACCGTCGCAG GGCGATGCGGGAGGTGCCGGACGCCCAAGGGACGGTCCCAGCGCATCCGCCACTTCTGCCAGAGCGACTTTG TCTTCCAGGCCCGGATCCTGGCCACGCAGGCGGTGGGGCAGGAGACGCGCTACGAGGTGCAGGTGAAAACGCCGTACCGGCACCGCTTCCCGCTGGTGTCCCGCGAGTACGTCTGGGTGTCCAACGCCTGCGGCTGCCCCCGGCTGCTGCCGGGCCGCGAGTACCTGCTCATGGCGCGGCGGCACGTCAACCGCGAGCACACGCTCAACCGCATCCTGCTGCGGGACGACAGCTACGTGCGGCCCTGGTCGCCCCGCGAGGACCGGCTGGTGCGGGACGCGGCCCGCCGCTGCGCCCGGCCGCCCTGA
- the ADAMTSL5 gene encoding ADAMTS-like protein 5 isoform X2 produces MAGPAARGAPPRAGRRTPWRALLLACLSLGTGTGTAQGPALGTPARGSWGPWGPWSACSSTCGDGVALRTRRCPRVPGEERCEGEPRQYRVCQLHGCPSGSVPFRAMQCSLYDGKPVPGLGASARHRWVPFHGAPNACDLNCLAVGHNFYYTFGRVLDGTRCRPGAPDLCVGGRCLRAGCDGILGSGTRPDACGQCDGGPDACLFVHRVFQGARPPSGYFGYTNVTKIPAGATNIKVTDKSRNYLGRTCRARGGPGAASGAREAEGPGGARGLGRGRAAARPGTPDPPGPPPPRPAAGAPRIGAWLGSEAKSCKEADFSQAPAATFPASAALPAAGGGLQRGPRRPGGPPPAAGSPTRALPAALMAGDGRYVLNGDWSIAWPGPFEAAGTRVLYARAADGTESLEAPGPTAEDLYVMALLQEPNPGIEYEFWVPRQRGAASPLRQPQPRGAGSPQPTPAPPPPPLPPRGASTETPRRNPPGRSGTVAGRCGRCRTPKGRSQRIRHFCQSDFVFQARILATQAVGQETRYEVQVKTPYRHRFPLVSREYVWVSNACGCPRLLPGREYLLMARRHVNREHTLNRILLRDDSYVRPWSPREDRLVRDAARRCARPP; encoded by the exons atggcggggccggcggcccgcggggcccccccccgcgccgg GCGCCGGACGCCGTGGCGAgcgctgctgctggcctgcctgagcctgggcaccggcaccggcaccgcgcag GGCCCAGCCCTGGGGACGCCGGCGCGGGGctcctgggggccctgggggccctgGAGCGCCTGCTCCAGCACCTGCGGGGACGGCGTGGCCCTCCGcacccggcgctgcccgcg GGTCCCCGGCGAGGAGCGGTGCGAGGGGGAGCCGCGGCAGTACCGCGTGTGCCAGCTGCAC GGCTGCCCCAGCGGCTCGGTGCCCTTCCGCGCCATGCAGTGCTCCCTCTACGACGGCAAGCCCGTGCCGGGGCTGGGCGCCTCGGCCCGGCACCGCTGGGTGCCCTTCCACGGAG CGCCCAACGCCTGCGACCTCAACTGCCTGGCCGTGGGGCACAACTTCTACTACACCTTCGGGCGGGTGCTGGACGGcacccgctgccgccccggcgccccggacCTCTGCGTCGGCGGGCGCTGCCTG CGCGCCGGCTGCGACGGCATCCTGGGCTCGGGCACGCGGCCCGACGCCTGCGGCCAGTGCGACGGCGGCCCCGACGCGTGCCTCTTCGTGCACCGGGTCTTCCAGGGCGCGCGCCCCCCCTCCG GTTATTTCGGGTACACGAACGTGACCAAGATCCCGGCTGGGGCCACCAACATCAAGGTGACCGACAAGAGCCGCAACTACCTAGGTAGGACGTGCCgagcccgggggggtcccggcgctgCGTCTGGCGCCCGCGAGGCCGAGGGACCCGGCGGAGCTCGGGGTTTGGGgaggggccgggctgcggcgaggccgggcaccccggacccccccggaccccccccgccccgtcctgccGCGGGAGCTCCGCGCATCGGCGCTTGGCTCGGGAGCGAAGCCAAGTCTTGCAAGGAAGCAGATTTCTCCCAAGCCCCGGCCGCCACTTTCCCAGccagcgctgccctccctgcCGCGGGCGGAGGCCTCCagcggggacccaggcgtccgggcggtcccccccccgccgccgggtcCCCGACGCGCGCCCTCCCCGCAGCCCTGATGGCCGGCGACGGGCGCTACGTGCTCAACGGGGACTGGTCCATCGCCTGGCCCGGGCCCTTCGAGGCGGCCGGCACCCGGGTGCTCTACGCCCGCGCCGCCGACGGCACCGAGAGCCTGGAGGCGCCGGGGCCCACGGCCGAGGACCTCTACGTGATG gcgcTGCTGCAGGAGCCCAACCCCGGCATCGAGTACGAGTTCTGGGTGCCCCGGCAGCGCGGTGCCGCCAGCCCCctgcgccagccccagccccggggggccggcagcccccagcccaccccggcccccccgccgccaccgctaCCCCCCCGGGGCGCCAGCACGGAGACGCCGCGGAGAAACCCCCCCGGCCGGAGCGGGACCGTCGCAG GGCGATGCGGGAGGTGCCGGACGCCCAAGGGACGGTCCCAGCGCATCCGCCACTTCTGCCAGAGCGACTTTG TCTTCCAGGCCCGGATCCTGGCCACGCAGGCGGTGGGGCAGGAGACGCGCTACGAGGTGCAGGTGAAAACGCCGTACCGGCACCGCTTCCCGCTGGTGTCCCGCGAGTACGTCTGGGTGTCCAACGCCTGCGGCTGCCCCCGGCTGCTGCCGGGCCGCGAGTACCTGCTCATGGCGCGGCGGCACGTCAACCGCGAGCACACGCTCAACCGCATCCTGCTGCGGGACGACAGCTACGTGCGGCCCTGGTCGCCCCGCGAGGACCGGCTGGTGCGGGACGCGGCCCGCCGCTGCGCCCGGCCGCCCTGA
- the ADAMTSL5 gene encoding ADAMTS-like protein 5 isoform X5, producing the protein MAGPAARGAPPRAGRRTPWRALLLACLSLGTGTGTAQVRAAGAAAAPPPAAPGPPVTVAFPKQGPALGTPARGSWGPWGPWSACSSTCGDGVALRTRRCPRVPGEERCEGEPRQYRVCQLHGCPSGSVPFRAMQCSLYDGKPVPGLGASARHRWVPFHGAPNACDLNCLAVGHNFYYTFGRVLDGTRCRPGAPDLCVGGRCLRAGCDGILGSGTRPDACGQCDGGPDACLFVHRVFQGARPPSGYFGYTNVTKIPAGATNIKVTDKSRNYLGRTCRARGGPGAASGAREAEGPGGARGLGRGRAAARPGTPDPPGPPPPRPAAGAPRIGAWLGSEAKSCKEADFSQAPAATFPASAALPAAGGGLQRGPRRPGGPPPAAGSPTRALPAALMAGDGRYVLNGDWSIAWPGPFEAAGTRVLYARAADGTESLEAPGPTAEDLYVMALLQEPNPGIEYEFWVPRQRGAASPLRQPQPRGAGSPQPTPAPPPPPLPPRGASTETPRRNPPGRSGTVAALPPQGDAGGAGRPRDGPSASATSARATLSSRPGSWPRRRWGRRRATRCR; encoded by the exons atggcggggccggcggcccgcggggcccccccccgcgccgg GCGCCGGACGCCGTGGCGAgcgctgctgctggcctgcctgagcctgggcaccggcaccggcaccgcgcaggtgagggcggcgggcgctgcggccgctccccccccggccgcccccggccccccggtgACCGTCGCCTTCCCCAAGCAGGGCCCAGCCCTGGGGACGCCGGCGCGGGGctcctgggggccctgggggccctgGAGCGCCTGCTCCAGCACCTGCGGGGACGGCGTGGCCCTCCGcacccggcgctgcccgcg GGTCCCCGGCGAGGAGCGGTGCGAGGGGGAGCCGCGGCAGTACCGCGTGTGCCAGCTGCAC GGCTGCCCCAGCGGCTCGGTGCCCTTCCGCGCCATGCAGTGCTCCCTCTACGACGGCAAGCCCGTGCCGGGGCTGGGCGCCTCGGCCCGGCACCGCTGGGTGCCCTTCCACGGAG CGCCCAACGCCTGCGACCTCAACTGCCTGGCCGTGGGGCACAACTTCTACTACACCTTCGGGCGGGTGCTGGACGGcacccgctgccgccccggcgccccggacCTCTGCGTCGGCGGGCGCTGCCTG CGCGCCGGCTGCGACGGCATCCTGGGCTCGGGCACGCGGCCCGACGCCTGCGGCCAGTGCGACGGCGGCCCCGACGCGTGCCTCTTCGTGCACCGGGTCTTCCAGGGCGCGCGCCCCCCCTCCG GTTATTTCGGGTACACGAACGTGACCAAGATCCCGGCTGGGGCCACCAACATCAAGGTGACCGACAAGAGCCGCAACTACCTAGGTAGGACGTGCCgagcccgggggggtcccggcgctgCGTCTGGCGCCCGCGAGGCCGAGGGACCCGGCGGAGCTCGGGGTTTGGGgaggggccgggctgcggcgaggccgggcaccccggacccccccggaccccccccgccccgtcctgccGCGGGAGCTCCGCGCATCGGCGCTTGGCTCGGGAGCGAAGCCAAGTCTTGCAAGGAAGCAGATTTCTCCCAAGCCCCGGCCGCCACTTTCCCAGccagcgctgccctccctgcCGCGGGCGGAGGCCTCCagcggggacccaggcgtccgggcggtcccccccccgccgccgggtcCCCGACGCGCGCCCTCCCCGCAGCCCTGATGGCCGGCGACGGGCGCTACGTGCTCAACGGGGACTGGTCCATCGCCTGGCCCGGGCCCTTCGAGGCGGCCGGCACCCGGGTGCTCTACGCCCGCGCCGCCGACGGCACCGAGAGCCTGGAGGCGCCGGGGCCCACGGCCGAGGACCTCTACGTGATG gcgcTGCTGCAGGAGCCCAACCCCGGCATCGAGTACGAGTTCTGGGTGCCCCGGCAGCGCGGTGCCGCCAGCCCCctgcgccagccccagccccggggggccggcagcccccagcccaccccggcccccccgccgccaccgctaCCCCCCCGGGGCGCCAGCACGGAGACGCCGCGGAGAAACCCCCCCGGCCGGAGCGGGACCGTCGCAG CTTTGCCGCCGCAGGGCGATGCGGGAGGTGCCGGACGCCCAAGGGACGGTCCCAGCGCATCCGCCACTTCTGCCAGAGCGACTTTG TCTTCCAGGCCCGGATCCTGGCCACGCAGGCGGTGGGGCAGGAGACGCGCTACGAGGTGCAGGTGA